From the genome of Medicago truncatula cultivar Jemalong A17 chromosome 2, MtrunA17r5.0-ANR, whole genome shotgun sequence:
TCTTTTGATGAGTTTCTGAAAAGTAAAACTCATGAGCTTATTAGAACTCATAGCTGGAAAATTGAGAGCAAGAGAGGTAACAAGTTCTCTTGTCGTCTTCATAATAGAAAATTCATGGCTATTTAATTTGCAACCGGTCAATATTTAATATTCAAGTCAACTTTTGTTATACAAAGTAAAATGTACATAATATTTTacacgttatttttttttttaatagtcaAGTCTCCTATTTACATTTATATAGTAAATTGTACATAACATTTTacacgttattttttttttaatagtcaAGTCAACTTTTGTTATACAAAGTAACGTGTAAATTATTATAggctaaacttcacttttcgccctctaagtttcaaaatgttgcgattttggtcccctattaaaagaaatggcaaaagtgaccccctatgttttgggaaatatgctcttttgacctcgtaacataagggaaatatgtattttgaccccttatctttacaaaaagttgcgattatggccccttttttgggacacgtggcgtcttctcaacaattttgggatgaaaggggccaaaattgccatttttttaaaaggggaccaaaattgcaacattttaaaacatagggggcgaAAAGTGGAGTTTAGCCATTATTATAATTGTACCCctcatattgtcaaataaaaataattgtacccctcaaaaaaattattttaatcgtAGTCAGTAAACCAACCACATATTCCTGGAATCTTGCCAATTTTAGATTTGCAAAAGTAATTATGACAACTATCATACCGTAGACCTGGTATTTTGCTtggtttatttaataacaaaaaattgcAGGTTTATTTCATTGGTTTGATGGTCTAGataatatagaaaaaataaaaaataaaaaattaccaaCAACTTATTTGAAGTCAcgttattgttttttattaaataattttaagtaATAATTTTGTCTTATGTACCGATAGTCACTTTTTTCTTATGGGTTCAAAGTATTcttgttttttatatatttgtgtttgataAGGGCAGTTGAGAAATAGGGGGAGATGTGAAAGACTTTCATTCGAAACAAGGGTCTTGTTGTATAAAAATAGCAAGTTGCCAATGACTTTGGAAAAAGGGGATTTTACGATGTAGATGCCTACTTTATAAGTGCCCTTCCAAGAGGTCTTAGAGCTTCCACAATGATGGATGCTACACCTATTTAGCACCAGAattaataaacatctttattGTAGAGGGAAAATGTTTGGTGCTTATAGAGAAGGGTGGTTATATAAGCACCCTCTCTTTAATTTTCGTGGGCCATATGTATAAATTGTACACAAATCAATCAACTTTGATGAAATACAATGGCATTGAGTTATTAATATGAtctatttattaactttttctgAGGTGCGGGGTTGGAGAGATTGGATGTTTATTAAGTAAtatcattgaaaattaaaaaaatagatgatgTGTATATGCATGACCCACTTAAACATCCAAGATTGAGTGTTCTATTGTAGATGATCTTAGGAATTAGTAATAGGGTAATgccttgatttattttattataatttattttaaaaaatgagtgTTATTATAAATGAAGATAAATACCAACCTTATATACGTAAACCTTCCTATTATATGATCCTCCAGTATCTTTGAACAATGCTCCTTTATCTTCATTTAAGGACATACTAGCCATCATCttataaaattgttgttgacacatcaCTGTTGCTGAAAAACACTAGTAAAGTATTAAAATAtttcttcggtagttaactgccgcagAAGTTAACCgcctgcagttaactgccgcaaAAGCTTCGGCAATTAACTATTGCAaaaacttcgacagttaactgccgcggAGTTTTAAACTTGATattgtcattattattattttttactgaCCACTGaaattccatattttttttctagtttTCAGCCTCAAAAATTGTGACTGCCAAATTAATTGTGTTTAAATGTTATTCACGTTTATGAATATAAAGGGAAAATGCAATAATTTACATTAATGAATGGTTGATCTTTGTGGAACggttacttttgtttttggtggtgtattttttgttataaccgGTGCTTATTTACTACTAGGAGATATAATTTGCTATAAATTGGATAAATTGAATTTCCTCGACAGTTGACTGGTGTTTGTCAGCCAACAGtgatgtgtcaacaacaatcttcatcatcttaagCATAGCGTCAGGGATAGAATTGACCCAATCATAGACCTCATCATGGGTTACTACATAATCTCgagtattttctttatatataatatagatattaaatttgtactctataattttaaatttaactcCAAATCGAAATATATGTAAATGAAATGTCAAACTATTTTTGTGCAttgcaatttattttttgagaaaaaaatattaaaacacaaTTATTGATCAAAACAACTTAGACACCATatgattccttcaaaaaaaaaaaaaaacttagacaCCATATGTGGAATAGAACTCATCCATGTTTATTGCGCAAGataatttgataattttatctCTTTCATTTAAAAAGGGACAATGATGTCCTTACATATAAAAAGGGCAATTAGATCCTTAACaataattagaaaagaaaatcaagtcCCGTACAATATTTGAAAATGGACAATTTAGTCCCTttgataacaatttttttttttgaacaagcctttgataacaaaattaataaatcttTGTAAAGAGTTTTAAATAAGAAAGACAGTAGTATCCAAAATCAACCACAAGGCAATTACAAAATCTAAAACTTAACTGAATGAGTCTTGACTCGTATATTTTACTAGACATTTTTCTAGAGGAATTTTACTAGGCATATTTGTAtgactaataataaaaaagaaacccTTGTACTAATTACGAGCTCatttccattttaaaataaagtttaaaggTGATAGATTGTTTGTTCAAAGCAACTTTTCACATCACAAACAATGAAAACACTAAGAAATGGAGAATGATAGTTATATAACATCACaactttttctatttattttttattaatctgaTGTGGCAATTCTAAGAGTTTACATTTATAAAATTGATGTTCTGACTTTGAAACCTTCCTAATGAACATGgaaacttctaaaaaaaaatcagcagtagttaactaccgttgaggAAGCCggcagcagttaactaccgctaaaGTCAGCagttgttaactgccgctgcATACTTGGTTAAATTTCCAGCCACTTTCTCCTTccctttttaaacaaaatttttcactctttttcatccaatttcaaattcatgaatataaaatgtatggaataatatttaacatgataaaattaatacgcaagaaataatataaaaggtaTGTACGAAAATGTCATAGAAATACTAAAATGTACGAAACATGTCATAATAATACATCACCTTCATCATAGTCAAAatgtacacaaaaaaaaaaaagaaaaaaaccaaatgATAATCAGCCCTACTGTCTACGATGCCTCTGCCCCCTGCGATGCCTGGCAATCTGATACGTAAGGGCAGGGCGACCGGTACTGCCAATCCGAATCACCTCCTAAACAGTATCCTCTTTAGTCATCTTGCCGCTCCTAGACACAATATTATCAGCTATCTGCACCACATCCCTAATGATCGTCAGTGTGTCAGGCATCTCTCTGGCATGCTCCTCCTCTATAATCTGCTCCACGTTCGCCGGCCTATGAGGAGATCCTTCATCAGATGGGAGAATATGAGGGTTAGAGACTTTGAAGAAATTGGGCGCAAATTCGTGCAATTgaagtttggaaaaatttggAAGAGAGTTTAGTAGTGTGTTTTAATGTTTATGTTTCTGGAAAAAGGAAAAGTGATGGTTTTGTTCTTGTTTATTCGCAGAactcaacggtagttaactaccattgaggccagcggcagttaactgctacTGGCTTcctcaacggtagttaactaccgctgaggGCTTTTAAGGAATTTTCATGTGTTAATATCATGTTTTTGAAGTTAGAACAGCGATTTTCTTACATTTATTGTCtatgcaaagttgttttgaACTGATACTCCACCActtttaaattctaaaaaaaattacaagtccATTTCCCCCTAAATATATTACAAGCCCATcatctttcctttttatttttatttttacaaaacccatttttggtaaaaataaataaatttctcgTCTCACATTCAAAATTGTTCTCCTGCATCATTAAAAGATCATTATACCCCCATCGACAGTTAAGTGTTGTTGTACCAATGGTAGTTAAATATCGTTGGGTAACCAACAATAGTTAATTGTCGTTGTTCTCTGATATGCAAACAACAATAGTTGTAATGTCGATCAAGACACAAATCGGTCTGCCTTAGTACCTGTAACTCATAACCACAATTTCAAAAGCAGATTTAATAAGATCCATGAAATGGTTATCAATTATGGTTAAGAAACAGTTTTTGTGATAATATTTATGAAATTGAGACATTGTGTGTTCCTAGTTTGTGATAAAAAATGTAACACACTTCCTACAGATTTTCTTGTGGGAAACTATTATTTCTATTTACCTGTGGAAATAGTTTTGTGGCGGAACTAAATGCGATATGTtcacaataaatatatttgcgGGAAGGCATACTCCTCCAACTCTGATTAAAGGTTTCCGGTGGATATTTTTCACCTTTCCTCAAGAAACAATTACCCGTGAAGATATCACCTGAGAACCTTAATCCTTGGCAAAATATGCACGAAATATTTTTCATGCAAAATTTGTACGAAAGTTCGcaggaaaaattaatatttctaGTAGTAATATGTGATCCCACAGAAGAAGCAGAACATGGGCATGTTCTCATACTTGAAATCAACCGAATTAAACACCATCACTGGTGATGTAGATAAACATTTCAGCTCCAGTGGCCTTTCTGACATTAGTCTATATTTTAATATGTATGTTCTTTGCCTTATCTAGGAACTCATACAAGGGTTGTTTATAAATTTTCCCAAGTATTTCTCTCAAATGCGTACCCATAATAGATGTTTTATAGTGTAGTGGTGAACCCCAGATCTGGATCCACATAGGAACATGATTGAAATCTAAGGAATGTAAGTCAATGCTCTGCCCCAAGCATAAACTACGAAGGCACGAACTAAACATCATAAATGATCCATGGATTTCCTTTCAAGACTCTAAATATCAGATTCATTATTCATATGATTTAAtacaattttccctttattttttatattttgaaacctTGAGGGTTAAATCAAATCCCCAAAAGAGCACTTTGACACACTTGCTTAGGTATAGAGAATCTTACCAATTAAATTGTTCTTGCACTATTGAATGCAATCTTGCACAGGTTCTTCTTTATAGACAATAAAGGTTCATCATCCAAATCTTCTATTATAGGATTATTGAGATTGTTCTGTCATCATTTCTTGAACGGTTAGCCGGCCTCAACAATATATGTTGGTTTCTTAAAACCACTAGAAGACCGTTCTTCATCTGGAGCATTGTTGCATATATTTTGGAATGTGAAGGAGTGATGGAGTTCTGGTACGTACTAAAACCACCTAAATATTACATTATATTATTTAGGTGcttattaacttattttttaagtaATCATATAGAGTTCCCCAAAATTCTTGTCAATTTTAGATAGCTTGTTTTTTAGTATCATCATAGCTACTGTCACATGTTTCCAATTTATCTGTATGTTTAAAGATCATGGAATGCTTGCAATATCAATTAATAAGAATTATGAGTATCAGGAAATTTAGAAGCAAGCAAGGAGAGAGAAGGTAGCAAGCCAAGTCAAAGGGTTCAAGAAAACAGAGAAAGTAGATTCTCTAAGCGAGTCAAGTCAGAGAATTGAAGATGGATTGGAAGATAAGATTCCTTAAGCGAGCATAAATTTACTTTAGCGATTTAAGGTGAAATTAGTGACCTGTTGAATGAGCCGACAATTACTTTATACCGAAGAAATCTCAATTCTCTAAGTGAGCACTTGTTTGCTTGGAGAATTTTAACTTTTCTGTGAAATATAAATAGCAACTTAGATTATAAATTTTGGTTTTCTTAAAATTTCTAATGTTACATAAAATAGAGAGTTTGGAAGGCGACCAAAAATGGTGAAGAGGCATTGGAAGATTGTATCATCAAAATTTTAAGCTATTTCGTCTCATTCTCATCTATTTGTACTTGCTACCATGAGTATATGTAAAATTGAGATTAGGTGTAGTTAGCTATGTATATTATGTAAACTCTTGATCTAGATATGTGTGTGTATTGTTTCATTAAACTATATCAATGAAGTTATTTTTGCACTTAATGGTTTTCCAACCTGAAAATCCAAGACTGAACTTTTGGTTTAGGAAGTAATAGAAATAGACTTTTTACATAAGGGATATGGAGTAGTTTTATATGCAGAGGCTAGTTTTTAGACATATAAAGCTATATTTACACTCAAAAACTACTATCCTAACTTAATGTTATTGATGAATTAATTGAGCGAGACATCTGAAGTCGATAGGTATAAAAGATATCTACGTATAGCACTCCCTTAGTCAAAAGATTAATCTCAGTCTGTACGTTGGAGAAGcattaagtaaataaataaaaacattgatataatgaaatatgatttatatataacCGGTCATATCAAGTATCTACATTATCTATACTATATGTAAAGAAAGTATACCATTAATATAACATGTTGCGCATACATAACCGCGTTGGTGGTGGTGAGAAAAGGAATAAACCTGATTCATCTTGATGTAGACTTTCACGGCGACGAGGTGgacaccaaaaacaacaaaggtGATATTGAGGGCAGGAGTGTTGTGACACATCTGATTGTCAACATTGGGATGCTTCCTCCTCTCGTCCCTCCTTCTGTAGAACTCTGTTGTATGCATCTCTCGATCCCATTTTTTTATCGAAACAGATCTGGAGACCGACCTATTTCTCTACCAAAACCACCGAAAACAATCTGTTAGAGTTCTGGAGGATGGTAGTGCGGAGGGCCAGAGCCACTCCTTGCACCACTGCAGTGGTCGCTACGTCTTATCAGAGAATTGTTTGGATGAAAGATAGATGACAGTGCGAACTTAAggtataataatttttttaatacatttctACTAAAAATAGGGTACTTCAAGATCGATCGAGTTGTTTTTTTACATGCAGTagtagacttttttttttaaggaatgtagTAGTAGACTTGTTGTTGCTGATAACTTTTGTATCATTGTAAACTTTCTCTCATGTGCatccaacaaaaaaatcaaaataaagtaAGCATAGTTGTTAAgatttacttatatttagacAGAACTCCAAATTACTAGAAACCTTTTCTATAAGAAACAGGGGGTTACTAAAAAAACCTATGGTTTTGTAGGaatttaattgcaattttagtcctcctatttgttcaatttatggattttggtcccctaatttTTAAACCCCGTAATTTTAATCCCatagttttttcaattttaggaATTGAGGCCAACCTTTCAACTGACTCTGATATGGCACAATTTTAAATGACATGGCATGAACTCAGTACACACATGAAAGTCATGTCATGTCATATTAaacttaaacttttttttttttgagggataaaCTTAAACTTTTTAACATCCAGAAATTGAACAAATGGGGGAGACAAACTTTAATTAAgcttaaatttgtttaaagCATAAGGTGTGTCAAGAATAGGAAAAGTGCAATAGAattcacaaaattaaaaatcgAAACAGCCCAAAGCTACTACAAACCAAAAGATTCAGAGATGAAATGATGTGGCTTATTTGCTGGCCTCAGATTAATGATTCTATTTTCTCAGACAAGCTTCTAAATGTGGAGCAACTCGTAGATAGGATTAAGTCCTCGTGAAAATGGTTTCTTGGCAAGAACTTCGGGAATTCTTGTTTTAATTATGAGTAGGAAGGTGGAACCTATTCTACGTTTGGGCCGATCGAGATTTGTGTAGGGGGTTCAGTATGGTGGTCTATGCTCGAAGGTGGCTTTTCTTGGCAGGGAGGTTTTCCTCCGTTCTTTTGCTTAGGTTCCTTTGTTCAGTCCATTCTTTGTTGCTCTGGTGCTTAAGATGCTTAGCTCCGGATACACGTTTTCGTTGTTTTTGCTTTTGCCTTGATTTGGTTTGTTTATCGTCTCTTCCTGTTTACCTTGTGCTCCGTGTATCTCTTGCtatctttagcttgtgttgctAATATTAATTTGGCAttcaaaagaataaagaaaCCATTACTCATGCTCCTAAACACACTTTTTTCAATTAGTAAAAATGTGCTTTGATTTAGGAACGGCTTCTAGTTCTCTGCTTGAATTTGCATGGCCAACATCGTCCCATGGCCGTTCTTGGCTTCTCAGCCACATTATTCGGTTTCTCCATGACAATTGTGGAATTCAACCCCGCTCTTAGCTTATCCTGCTCAGGATCCTCTCCACTTCTCTCACCACCATTCTCCTGCTTCATTTCCTGCCTCAAAGCAACAGCAACATCCCCATCAGATGCGGGTCTCGGCAACCCATCACCAAGCACAAAACGGATCTCCTCAGCACGACGAAGATACCCTGTGCATTTCTGAGTAATAGCTTCTCTGATTTTAGGGTTTTTCTCGTATTTGAGGTGTGTTTTGAAATACTCTAAAGTGTTCATGTATAAAGGAAACGCTTTTGCATAGTTTCCAGCATTATCTTCTTGCACAGCTTGTTTCACGTATTCTATTGCTTGTTCCTTGAAAAAAGCGGAATTAAACCCGGCTCTTACCTTACTCTTCTCAGGATCCTCTCCATCTCCCTCTCCATCTCTCTCCCCATCATTCTTCGGCTTCGTTTCTGGCCTCAAAGTAACAGCAGCATCCCCATTAGAAGCTGGTCCCGGCATACCATCATCAAGCACAAAACGGATCTCCTCAGCACGACGAAGATACTCTGAAAATTTCTGAGTAATAGCTTCTTTGATTTCAGGGTTTTTCTCGTATTTGAGATGTGTTTTGAAATACTCTAAAGCGTTCATGTATAACGGAAACGCTCTTGCGTAGTTTCCAGCATTATCTTCTTGCACAGCTTGTTTCACGTATTCTATTGCTTGCTCCTTGAAATTGCTATACATTTTCTTCTGGTTTTTGTGGGTTTGATTGGTTGTGGTTGGAATGACCAACTCTTAATTAGAATgggataaatcaaaataaagtaTGCATACACTTTTGCCTATTGTTTTCTCATTAACTTTTTTGTTAGACttctttacaatttttttttgtttgactgcctaaaaaaaactttttgtttGACTACACTCTTCTAATTAAGCCGGCATAatagtatattattttttttggtagaacgGAATAAtagtatgtatatttttttgggtagaaGGGAATAATAGTATATATAGCAAAccatttttatttgtcaaaaaaaaaaaaaaaagcaaaccaTTTTTAAGCAATATAATATAcctaagaaattaaaaataagaaaattaggTGAAAGGAACTGAAAATACATTCATATTGTA
Proteins encoded in this window:
- the LOC11443598 gene encoding protein SUPPRESSOR OF K(+) TRANSPORT GROWTH DEFECT 1: MYSNFKEQAIEYVKQAVQEDNAGNYARAFPLYMNALEYFKTHLKYEKNPEIKEAITQKFSEYLRRAEEIRFVLDDGMPGPASNGDAAVTLRPETKPKNDGERDGEGDGEDPEKSKVRAGFNSAFFKEQAIEYVKQAVQEDNAGNYAKAFPLYMNTLEYFKTHLKYEKNPKIREAITQKCTGYLRRAEEIRFVLGDGLPRPASDGDVAVALRQEMKQENGGERSGEDPEQDKLRAGLNSTIVMEKPNNVAEKPRTAMGRCWPCKFKQRTRSRS